A DNA window from Clostridia bacterium contains the following coding sequences:
- a CDS encoding M14 family metallopeptidase, protein MNNYKYYELPVCYMANGLELRLPVHEFSGEKGPVIGFSASVHGDETIGVEILRRVAEELKGMEISGTVKIMSTANPLAFEEAKRNNPIDRNNMNRIFPGNYNGTLTEIQARVMADKFLDGLDAYVDVHAGGQDPVVDYAYIINDEGFSRSFLSKILYRPKVDYVGTTATYTKPKGIPTMNIECGGGPNDSYYIEKAVKGILNILKYKKVIPGEAETRKDQIVVDHIEHVNPHHGGLFVPGLKYSQMNTIVEGKVTLGKVYNPMTLELLEEIKAPYDRNLIILMRGSVNTILPGDFSFMIGDLSTAEGEF, encoded by the coding sequence ATGAATAATTATAAATACTATGAATTACCAGTATGCTACATGGCTAATGGTCTTGAGCTTAGACTTCCGGTCCATGAGTTTTCAGGCGAAAAAGGTCCTGTGATTGGATTTTCTGCATCGGTGCATGGGGATGAAACCATAGGCGTAGAAATACTCAGGAGGGTAGCAGAAGAACTGAAAGGTATGGAAATAAGCGGTACTGTAAAAATTATGTCGACCGCAAACCCTTTAGCTTTTGAAGAAGCTAAAAGAAACAACCCAATCGACAGAAACAATATGAACAGGATTTTCCCAGGAAACTATAATGGCACTCTTACTGAAATACAGGCAAGAGTTATGGCGGATAAGTTCCTGGACGGCTTGGATGCATATGTAGATGTACATGCTGGCGGACAGGATCCGGTTGTTGACTATGCTTACATTATAAATGATGAAGGTTTCTCAAGATCCTTCCTATCTAAAATATTGTATAGGCCAAAAGTAGACTATGTAGGGACAACTGCTACCTATACAAAGCCAAAAGGAATCCCGACAATGAATATAGAATGCGGCGGAGGCCCTAACGACAGCTACTATATTGAAAAAGCGGTAAAAGGCATTCTAAACATATTAAAATACAAAAAAGTAATACCTGGTGAAGCAGAAACAAGAAAAGACCAGATAGTAGTTGACCATATAGAGCATGTAAACCCCCATCATGGCGGACTTTTCGTACCAGGCCTGAAATACAGCCAGATGAATACAATAGTTGAAGGAAAAGTTACGCTTGGTAAGGTATATAATCCTATGACTCTGGAGCTTCTGGAAGAAATAAAAGCACCATATGACAGGAACCTTATAATACTTATGAGAGGTAGCGTTAACACAATACTACCTGGAGATTTCTCTTTTATGATAGGTGATTTAAGCACTGCAGAAGGTGAGTTTTAA
- the nikC gene encoding nickel transporter permease, with translation MKSLFFKRLLNNKSAVIGGVIVIIVIICALLASVLSPYDPYTMNMPNRLQGPSNTHLLGTDQFGRDLLTRLIYGAKVSLQVGVIAVGLAMFVGVFLGLIAGYYGGWTDKIIMRFVDIFLAFPIILLAIAFVAALGPSTRNVMLALGMVYWTSYTRVVRSSVLSIKEEEYIMAAITTGASDLRIIFTYILPNALAPIIVMATLGLGTAIISESTLSFLGLGVQPPTASWGSTLAFGLKFLRNAPYLSIFPGLAIMLTVLGFNLLGNGLRDITDPKLTRK, from the coding sequence ATGAAATCTTTATTTTTCAAAAGACTATTGAATAACAAGTCTGCAGTCATAGGGGGAGTAATAGTAATCATCGTTATAATTTGTGCACTGTTAGCTTCGGTGCTATCACCCTATGATCCTTATACAATGAATATGCCGAATAGACTGCAGGGGCCGAGTAATACTCACCTGCTCGGAACTGACCAGTTCGGAAGGGATTTGCTGACAAGACTCATATATGGTGCCAAAGTATCCCTGCAGGTTGGTGTTATAGCAGTTGGGCTAGCAATGTTTGTGGGAGTATTTTTGGGATTGATTGCAGGCTATTATGGAGGCTGGACAGACAAAATCATAATGAGGTTTGTAGACATTTTTCTGGCATTCCCAATAATACTGCTGGCAATTGCTTTTGTCGCGGCCTTGGGGCCTAGTACTCGAAATGTAATGCTTGCTCTAGGCATGGTGTATTGGACTTCCTATACAAGGGTTGTCAGGTCAAGTGTTTTATCAATAAAAGAAGAAGAGTATATTATGGCGGCTATTACTACAGGCGCTAGTGACTTAAGAATAATATTTACTTATATATTGCCAAATGCTTTAGCTCCTATAATAGTTATGGCTACTCTGGGACTAGGCACTGCAATAATAAGTGAGTCTACCCTGAGCTTTTTAGGCTTGGGAGTACAGCCTCCGACAGCAAGTTGGGGATCTACTCTTGCCTTTGGCTTGAAGTTTTTAAGAAATGCCCCTTATTTGTCGATTTTTCCTGGGCTGGCGATAATGCTTACAGTTCTGGGCTTCAATCTGCTGGGTAACGGCTTAAGGGATATTACTGATCCAAAACTGACTAGAAAATAG
- a CDS encoding ABC transporter permease, protein MVKYVFNRILQIIPVVFGITVLVFFIMRLIPGDPAMVMLGQDATPEDIARIRSILGLDRNIFVQLLSYLKNMLTLDFGNSIFLRQPVMEVIKTSFPATIELSVTALIISLIIAVPLGIISAVKQNTWIDYTSMAFAQIGISMPVFWIGVLLILLFSVELGWLPSFGRGESIIEGLKVLVTTGSGNVLLTSLRKLILPATSLGIMGSAMISRMIRSTMLEVLDSDYIRTARAKGTAERKVIMKHAFRNALLPVVTIVGLQFGTLLGGSIITESVFAWPGIGRIIVTAISQRDFPMVQGGVIFLATTFAVINLLVDVLYVVINPKIRH, encoded by the coding sequence ATGGTTAAATATGTATTTAACAGGATTCTTCAAATCATACCAGTAGTATTCGGTATAACAGTGCTTGTATTTTTTATAATGAGGCTGATACCTGGGGATCCGGCAATGGTTATGTTGGGACAAGATGCTACGCCTGAAGATATAGCTAGAATTAGGTCGATTTTGGGGTTGGACAGAAATATTTTTGTCCAACTTCTCTCCTACCTAAAAAATATGCTGACTTTGGATTTTGGAAATTCTATATTCCTTAGGCAACCTGTAATGGAGGTTATTAAGACAAGTTTTCCTGCAACTATAGAACTTTCAGTGACAGCTCTAATAATATCCTTGATAATTGCAGTACCTTTGGGAATAATCTCAGCAGTCAAGCAGAACACGTGGATTGATTATACAAGTATGGCATTTGCACAGATAGGAATATCAATGCCTGTCTTCTGGATTGGCGTCCTTCTAATACTGCTTTTCTCTGTTGAACTTGGTTGGCTGCCTTCATTTGGGAGAGGCGAATCTATAATTGAAGGGCTGAAAGTATTAGTGACTACTGGTTCGGGAAATGTACTTTTGACGAGTTTAAGAAAGCTCATTTTACCGGCAACTTCCCTAGGCATAATGGGATCAGCCATGATATCAAGAATGATAAGATCCACTATGCTGGAGGTACTGGACAGCGACTATATAAGAACTGCCAGAGCCAAAGGAACTGCCGAAAGAAAAGTTATTATGAAGCATGCCTTCAGAAATGCACTGCTTCCTGTTGTAACAATAGTAGGTTTGCAGTTTGGAACTCTATTGGGCGGTTCTATTATAACGGAATCTGTATTTGCTTGGCCTGGTATCGGTAGGATAATTGTTACTGCAATATCTCAAAGAGATTTCCCGATGGTACAGGGAGGGGTTATATTTCTAGCAACAACCTTTGCGGTAATAAACCTGTTAGTTGACGTTTTGTATGTAGTAATAAATCCGAAAATCCGTCATTAG
- a CDS encoding ABC transporter substrate-binding protein — MKKRILCLVLVVAILVFTAACGKPEPASQPVDQGANGTSDYKDTIKIAVDVDPNTLDPRLQTNVSVVRVGELVFSGLVELNEKLEPQPCLAESWEQKDATTLIFHLKKDVKWHDGTAFTAADVKYTFDTILDKDFGSAARSRYVPIKEILTPDDYTVQFNMSEPYAPLLTYMDHKIVPQSAKDNPGFAENPIGTGPYKFVSWSKNSVIKLTANDSYFGGTPATKNIEVHTIPDNTTRVSALEAGDVDFIHSPLSPQDVPRMKQEDKVVVYQANGLGVTFVNFNHQSEILKDKNVRIGLAYMIDKDTISKDIYQGMDTPANGPVLPASWAYSADIKDYPYDPAKGLQVLSDAGWKDTNGDGILDKDGKKLTVRLSTHTEDPNRVQAIEYIQNTLASNGIDAQVSTYEWATLSADFTAGNYDIAIAGLLNITDPDRGMYIQFHTGGGQNYGKYSYPEMDALLDKGRTTSDQSERAKIYQQTAQMINDEVMWKTLVFQGYIVMYNKNLEGYTPMPSGQISAMRDAKVKN, encoded by the coding sequence ATGAAAAAAAGGATACTGTGTTTAGTACTAGTTGTAGCAATTTTAGTATTTACTGCAGCCTGTGGAAAGCCCGAACCTGCTTCGCAGCCTGTGGATCAGGGAGCAAATGGAACATCAGATTATAAGGATACAATAAAGATTGCAGTTGACGTTGATCCAAATACGTTGGATCCAAGACTTCAAACAAACGTATCAGTCGTTAGAGTTGGAGAACTAGTATTCAGCGGCTTGGTAGAGCTTAATGAAAAGCTGGAACCCCAGCCATGTTTGGCAGAAAGTTGGGAACAGAAGGATGCTACTACCCTGATATTTCATTTGAAAAAAGATGTTAAGTGGCATGATGGTACTGCATTTACTGCAGCAGACGTAAAGTACACCTTTGATACTATTCTTGACAAAGACTTTGGTTCAGCTGCCAGGTCCAGATATGTGCCAATAAAGGAAATACTTACACCTGATGACTATACGGTACAGTTTAACATGAGTGAACCATACGCTCCGTTATTAACTTATATGGATCATAAAATAGTACCGCAGAGTGCTAAGGACAACCCGGGCTTTGCTGAGAATCCTATTGGTACAGGCCCTTATAAGTTCGTAAGCTGGAGTAAGAACAGCGTTATTAAGTTAACTGCCAACGATTCATATTTTGGTGGCACACCGGCAACAAAAAATATTGAAGTACATACTATACCTGACAACACAACAAGAGTATCTGCACTAGAAGCAGGGGATGTGGATTTCATCCATTCGCCGCTTTCACCTCAGGATGTACCTAGAATGAAGCAGGAAGACAAAGTTGTAGTGTACCAGGCTAATGGTCTCGGAGTTACCTTTGTAAACTTCAATCATCAGTCTGAAATATTAAAGGATAAAAATGTAAGAATCGGTTTAGCTTATATGATTGATAAGGATACAATATCGAAAGACATATATCAGGGAATGGATACTCCTGCAAACGGACCTGTTTTGCCAGCATCATGGGCATATTCAGCAGATATTAAAGATTACCCATATGATCCAGCAAAGGGCTTGCAGGTACTCAGTGATGCAGGTTGGAAGGATACTAATGGAGACGGAATACTTGACAAGGACGGCAAGAAGTTAACTGTTAGACTGTCAACACATACTGAAGATCCAAATAGGGTTCAAGCTATAGAATATATTCAAAACACCCTTGCATCAAACGGGATAGACGCTCAGGTGAGCACATATGAATGGGCTACTCTAAGCGCAGATTTTACAGCTGGAAATTATGATATTGCCATAGCTGGATTGCTTAATATTACTGACCCTGACAGAGGAATGTATATCCAGTTCCATACTGGCGGAGGACAGAACTACGGCAAATACAGCTATCCTGAAATGGACGCTTTGTTGGACAAGGGAAGAACTACTTCCGACCAGTCTGAAAGAGCAAAGATTTATCAGCAAACTGCACAGATGATCAATGATGAGGTTATGTGGAAAACTCTAGTATTCCAAGGTTATATAGTAATGTACAACAAGAACCTTGAAGGCTATACACCAATGCCCTCTGGTCAGATATCTGCAATGAGAGATGCGAAAGTAAAAAATTAA